A single window of Phyllostomus discolor isolate MPI-MPIP mPhyDis1 chromosome 13, mPhyDis1.pri.v3, whole genome shotgun sequence DNA harbors:
- the VSIG10L2 gene encoding V-set and immunoglobulin domain-containing protein 10-like 2 — MPCVVSVPGQSDEEVVSIQGMRGGSVELACGSPPAPLAVFWSFTPLGLLIPRPVAVTNGAEVKVEAGASALGTVSLRNSSLVLGELREGARGHFLCQVLQAAGGQLHTAYSHFSLAVLVPVSKPQVRLSEPSPVEGASVVATCAVWEGTEPVIFAWKHQAPRGPGEALLGVTERLLQLDPVNRTHLGWYVCSARNAVNQLSSDGTFLDVIYGPDHPLITVEPSGFTEEGFWVGEREEVTLSCLAASNPPSRYVWLREHAQVHTGPTYTIFSASHAHTGLYTCLAHNSRLDTRAQAAVRLTIYYPPEGQPSCTALPTAGAVTLVCAWPGGLPAAQLQWEGPQETGPTALGNVTWRHAVAQLPNGSAFACTGQHPALALPALCRITLWEPLQSPDCWTTATTGDQFIMLSCEWAGGEPPALLSWMDAQQQPLGSSGSSRAIHLLRAREDLAGREFICQGSHPLRAPGPRCRLQLEAPQLAVAKPWVSVLEGEEARLGCTLQRGTLPARLLWLGPQGQLLEQGTSGFMLHLEDTQLHLSIRGADPACHGGTYQCVASNALGSHSRSTLLEVLRYPAPPNVTISRLTYGRHRREVQLQWATEGPGNLTGFLVQRRPRATGPGAAAWETAAGDIGPESRARRLGGLDPGVLYAFRMLALNHRTAGHPSEVKIPADPTLSTYPAVLGAAGTGMVVATVASLLVFQYAARHPETCPRLGQLLVPMEQSHRHRGSVEGPEAQAGSETPPATPGLDPAQEPMDAPVSVTITVTATP; from the exons ATGCCCTGCGTTGTCTCTGTCCCAGGGCAGTCTGATGAGGAGGTGGTGTCCATCCAGGGAATGAGGGGTGGCTCTGTGGAGCTGGCCTGTGGCTCCCCGCCTGCCCCCCTGGCGGTCTTCTGGAGCTTCACCCCCCTGGGACTGCTGATCCCCCGGCCTGTGGCTGTCACCAATGGAGCAGAGGTCAAGGTGGAGGCCGGGGCCTCGGCCCTGGGGACTGTGAGCCTGCGGAACAGCAGCCTGGTGCTGGGCGAGCTGCGGGAGGGTGCCCGCGGCCACTTCCTGTGCCAGGTCCTGCAGGCGGCTGGCGGCCAGCTGCACACTGCCTACTCCCACTTCAGTCTGGCTGTGCTCG TGCCCGTATCGAAGCCTCAGGTGCGACTGAGTGAGCCATCCCCCGTGGAGGGGGCGTCCGTGGTGGCCACGTGCGCAGTGTGGGAGGGCACGGAGCCCGTGATCTTTGCCTGGAAGCATCAGGCGCCCCGAGGCCCCGGGGAGGCCCTGCTGGGGGTCACGGAGCGGCTGCTCCAGCTGGACCCAGTCAATCGGACACACCTGGGCTGGTACGTGTGCAGTGCCCGCAACGCCGTCAACCAGCTGAGCAGCGACGGGACCTTCCTGGATGTCATCT ATGGTCCGGACCACCCTCTGATCACCGTGGAGCCATCGGGCTTCACCGAGGAGGGCTTCTGGGTGGGCGAGAGGGAGGAAGTGACTCTGAGCTGCCTGGCCGCATCCAATCCGCCCAGTCGCTACGTGTGGCTGCGTGAGCACGCCCAGGTCCACACCGGGCCCACCTACACCATCTTCAGCGCCAGCCACGCCCACACCGGCCTGTACACCTGCCTGGCCCACAACAGCCGCTTGGACACCCGCGCGCAGGCTGCCGTCCGGCTCACCATCTACT acCCCCCCGAGGGGCAGCCCTCCTGCACAGCACTCCCCACCGCTGGGGCTGTGACTCTGGTCTGCGCCTGGCCTGGGGGGCTTCCAGCTGCCCAGCTGCAGTGGGAGGGGCCCCAGGAGACTGGCCCGACCGCCCTCGGCAATGTCACCTGGAGGCATGCAGTGGCCCAGCTGCCCAACGGCAGTGCCTTTGCCTGCACTGGCCAGCACCCCGCCCTGGCGCTGCCCGCCCTCTGCCGGATCACGCTCT GGGAGCCCCTCCAGAGCCCTGATTGCTGGACCACGGCCACAACGGGGGACCAGTTCATCATGCTGAGCTGTGAGTGGGCTGGAGGCGAGCCCCCCGCCCTGCTGAGCTGGATGGACGcacagcagcagcccctgggcaGCAGTGGTTCCTCACGGGCCATCCACCTCCTGCGGGCCCGGGAAGATCTGGCTGGCAGAGAGTTCATCTGCCAGGGCTCTCACCCACTCAGGGCCCCCGGGCCCCGCTGCCGGCTCCAGCTGG AAGCCCCCCAGCTGGCAGTGGCTAAGCCCTGGGTGTCAGTCCTGGAGGGGGAAGAGGCCCGGCTGGGCTGTACCCTCCAGCGGGGCACACTACCCGCCCGCCTCCTctggctggggccccagggacaGCTGTTGGAACAGGGCACCTCTGGATTCATGCTGCACCTGGAGGACACCCAGCTCCACCTTAGCATCCGAGGCGCCGACCCAGCGTGCCACGGGGGCACCTACCAGTGTGTGGCCAGCAACGCCCTGGGCAGCCACAGCCGCAGCACCCTGTTGGAGGTCCTGA ggtaCCCAGCTCCCCCCAACGTCACCATCAGCCGCCTGACCTATGGGCGGCACCGCCGAGAGGTGCAGCTGCAGTGGGCCACCGAGGGCCCTGGGAACCTGACCGGCTTCCTGGTCCAGCGGAGGCCCCGTGCCACAGGCCCGGGCGCCGCAGCCTGGGAGACAGCAGCTGGCGACATCGGGCCGGAGAGCAGGGCCCGGCGGCTGGGGGGCTTGGACCCAGGGGTGCTGTACGCCTTCCGCATGCTGGCGCTGAACCACCGCACAGCTGGGCACCCCTCCGAGGTGAAGATACCAG CGGACCCCACCCTCAGCACCTACCCAGCCGTGCTGGGTGCCGCAGGCACAGGGATGGTGGTGGCAACTGTAGCCTCTTTGCTGGTGTTCCAGTATGCTGCCCGGCACCCGGAGACTTGCCCCC GCCTGGGCCAGCTGCTTGTTCCCAT GGAGCAAAGTCACCGACACAGGGGCTCAGTGGAAGGCCCAGAGGCACAGGCAG GCTCTGAGACGCCCCCCGCCACGCCGGGTTTGGATCCTGCGCAAGAACCCATGGACGCTCCAGTCAGCGTCACCATCACAGTGACCGCCACACCGTGA